The following DNA comes from Hordeum vulgare subsp. vulgare chromosome 3H, MorexV3_pseudomolecules_assembly, whole genome shotgun sequence.
CAAGTCCACAGTCAGGGGCACGCCGTCGGTGTCAGTCAGAACGAAGGTAGCCCCGGCTCCATAGAGGGGCGTCTTCTCGCCGTGCAGGTTCACCGATAAGACGTGTCGGCTCTTCTTGGGCTGGTAGAACTTCTCCAACTGcagagcagcagcaggaggaggcaTTTAGCTAGCGGAATTCTGATGGAAATGGGAATTGTCTGATGCTTTTTGAGGTGCTAAACGTTACCTGACCGCTGGCGATGGGTATCTGCGAGTAGTAGAGCTGGATGGAGGTGGAAGAAACATGGATGCCGAACATGGTGGAGGGGTTGTCGACGTCCATCTCCAGCGAGCAGTTCATCGTGACGAACTTGGTCGGCACTCCGGTGGCGTCCGTCCCTTCGCCGGCGTAGAAGTTCTCCACTGTCAGGCTCTGCAGGAGAAGCAAATTATATAAGGTGTGACAGAGAAAGATACTGAATTTAAGGCGACAGAGAAGTGAAATGTACCTTGACGAGGACGCTGGGTTTGTCTCGGCGGGCGGCGCCCCACACGACGAGGCAGACGAGGGTGAAGGCCAGGACGAAAACCGAGAACCAGAAGGCGGCGACGCAGCTCCTGGAGAGCTCCCGCTCCTGGTCCACGCCGGCGTCCTCGGCGTCCTCCTCGTCGATCACGTCGACCTCGTGCCACCCCTTGCCGTGGCCGTGGGGGCGCTTCCGCGTGGCGGCGGCCCTGACGCCGCCGGTGAGGTTCCCGGAGAAGCGGCTGGCGGAGGAGGCCCTGGAGTGCGGGCCGATGGAGGACTGGTGCGACGGGGAGTCGAGGGGGCTGTTGTACACGGGCGTGGCCTGCGTGGACGAGGACTTGTCGCCGTCGTCCCGCGAGTCGCGCGACGGGCTGACGACGTAGTACGCCGCCCTCTTGGGCGACCGCGACGGCGACGTGGTCGCCAGGCTCGTCACGTCCGAGTCCGACGTCGTGTGCTTCATCGTCCGTCGCGCGGCGATGCCACCGGCCGTCCGGCCGTGAGGCGAGGATTTGAGTTCTTGGGGAAACTCGCTGGCCTGAAACCCTTGTGGAGCGACGGGATGAGGGCAAtaatcatccgaggattgcaagttT
Coding sequences within:
- the LOC123443244 gene encoding uncharacterized protein LOC123443244 translates to MKHTTSDSDVTSLATTSPSRSPKRAAYYVVSPSRDSRDDGDKSSSTQATPVYNSPLDSPSHQSSIGPHSRASSASRFSGNLTGGVRAAATRKRPHGHGKGWHEVDVIDEEDAEDAGVDQERELSRSCVAAFWFSVFVLAFTLVCLVVWGAARRDKPSVLVKSLTVENFYAGEGTDATGVPTKFVTMNCSLEMDVDNPSTMFGIHVSSTSIQLYYSQIPIASGQLEKFYQPKKSRHVLSVNLHGEKTPLYGAGATFVLTDTDGVPLTVDLAVRTRGYVIGRLVRVTHAKRVRCPVLVSSLTDRPIMIAQTACSYT